From a single Diachasmimorpha longicaudata isolate KC_UGA_2023 chromosome 15, iyDiaLong2, whole genome shotgun sequence genomic region:
- the LOC135169621 gene encoding diacylglycerol kinase epsilon isoform X1, whose protein sequence is MESCSTWVPLLCAIVVTLGILLLIYGIVMSLLKYIMKDSSIPAGDIVSNHNWMNFSCTSIQISHTIYYSKTYYCNICELLLIPAGAIVCDSCGIYVDARCIKLAEKKFKCKATTLPNDQPMLHHWIKGNLPARAICEFCHTKCGTASALIHWSCCWCQCYAHDECKNKNDMHICLFGKFQSMIIPPYSLDVSDKPKAGQKHLELRSIIPPAWPDWTPLIVVANRKAGNNDGAEILSLFRRLLNPIQVFDLSNRDPVAALEWCQLLEDKPCNFLVAGGDGTVAWLLNAIHKLKLKATPSVAILPLGTGNDLSRVLGWGKEPNPKFELTDILQRIQTAHSVKLDRWAVSMNSESPGLGFRGEQQGMFMYNYLSVGVDAQIALNFHRMRESKFYICSHRIFNKLLYLGFGTQQVIGRRCKHLDKRIEVYLDGEQINLPSIESIVILNIPSWGAGVKLWELGLEGNAKFSEQSINDGMLEVCAIYSSFHIAQLQMGVSKPHRLGQAHTVKIKLIESYAVQIDGEPWLQGPCEFTITHCDQASMLTSNEKL, encoded by the exons ATGGAATCATGCTCGACGTGGGTGCCTCTGTTGTGTGCTATTGTCGTTACACTAGGCATCCTGTTACTAATTTATGGGATAGTAATGAGTCTGCTGAAGTATATCATGAAGGATTCGTCCATCCCCGCTGGAGATATTGTGTCAAATCATAACTGGATGAACTTCAGTTGTACAAGTATCCAG ATTTCTCACACGATATATTATTCGAAGACATATTACTGCAACATCTGCGAATTACTGCTTATACCTGCGGGTGCTATTGTGTGTGACTCTTGCGGAATCTATGTGGATGCTCGTTGCATAAAATTAGCGGAGAAGAAGTTCAAGTGCAAAGCCACTACGTTGCCCAACGATCAGCCGATGTTGCACCACTGGATTAAGG GAAATCTCCCAGCGCGTGCGATCTGCGAATTTTGTCATACGAAGTGCGGTACGGCGTCGGCATTAATTCACTGGTCCTGCTGTTGGTGTCAATGCTATGCTCATGatgaatgtaaaaataaaaacgataTG CATATATGTCTTTTTGGGAAGTTTCAATCGATGATAATACCCCCATATAGTCTGGATGTTTCTGACAAACCAAAGGCAGGACAGAAACATCTTGAATTACGTTCGATTATTCCACCAGCATGGCCGGACTGGACACCCCTCATCGTCGTCG CAAATAGAAAAGCTGGGAATAATGATGGGGCGGAGATACTTTCCCTGTTTCGACGTCTACTTAATCCCATACAAGTTTTTGATCTCTCGAATCGTGATCCAGTTGCTGCTCTGGAGTGGTGTCAATTGCTGGAGGACAAACCCTGTAATTTTCTAGTGGCCGGGGGCGATGGAACTGTCGCTTGGCTTCTGAATGCTATtcacaaattaaaattgaag GCAACTCCATCGGTTGCAATATTGCCACTGGGCAcggggaacgatttgtctcgtGTTCTGGGTTGGGGAAAGGAGCCCAATCCAAAGTTCGAACTGACAGATATTTTGCAACGCATTCAGACAGCCCATTCGGTCAAACTTGACAG GTGGGCGGTGTCGATGAATTCCGAGAGTCCTGGTCTCGGTTTTCGTGGTGAACAGCAGGGAATGTTTATGTATAATTACTTGAGTGTGGGCGTCGATGCTCAGATAGCATTGAATTTCCATCGAATGAGGGAGAGCAAATTCTACATCTGCAGCCACAGGATATTCAATAAG TTATTGTACCTGGGCTTTGGTACACAACAAGTAATAGGAAGACGATGCAAACACCTCGACAAGCGAATTGAAGTCTATCTAGACGgtgaacaaataaatttaccATCGATTGAGAGTATTGTCATTCTGAACATCCCCTCGTGGGGGGCTGGAGTAAAACTGTGGGAGCTTGGGCTCGAGG GAAATGCAAAATTCAGTGAGCAGAGCATCAACGATGGAATGCTGGAAGTGTGTGCTATTTATTCATCTTTTCACATTGCTCAGTTGCAAATGGGTGTCTCCAAACCGCATCGATTGGGCCAAGCCCATACGGTCAAG ATTAAATTGATCGAGTCTTATGCAGTACAAATTGATGGTGAGCCCTGGCTACAAGGCCCATGTGAATTTACCATAACGCACTGTGATCAGGCCTCTATGTTAACATCTAAcgagaaattataa
- the LOC135169621 gene encoding diacylglycerol kinase epsilon isoform X2: MESCSTWVPLLCAIVVTLGILLLIYGIVMSLLKYIMKDSSIPAGDIVSNHNWMNFSCTSIQTYYCNICELLLIPAGAIVCDSCGIYVDARCIKLAEKKFKCKATTLPNDQPMLHHWIKGNLPARAICEFCHTKCGTASALIHWSCCWCQCYAHDECKNKNDMHICLFGKFQSMIIPPYSLDVSDKPKAGQKHLELRSIIPPAWPDWTPLIVVANRKAGNNDGAEILSLFRRLLNPIQVFDLSNRDPVAALEWCQLLEDKPCNFLVAGGDGTVAWLLNAIHKLKLKATPSVAILPLGTGNDLSRVLGWGKEPNPKFELTDILQRIQTAHSVKLDRWAVSMNSESPGLGFRGEQQGMFMYNYLSVGVDAQIALNFHRMRESKFYICSHRIFNKLLYLGFGTQQVIGRRCKHLDKRIEVYLDGEQINLPSIESIVILNIPSWGAGVKLWELGLEGNAKFSEQSINDGMLEVCAIYSSFHIAQLQMGVSKPHRLGQAHTVKIKLIESYAVQIDGEPWLQGPCEFTITHCDQASMLTSNEKL, from the exons ATGGAATCATGCTCGACGTGGGTGCCTCTGTTGTGTGCTATTGTCGTTACACTAGGCATCCTGTTACTAATTTATGGGATAGTAATGAGTCTGCTGAAGTATATCATGAAGGATTCGTCCATCCCCGCTGGAGATATTGTGTCAAATCATAACTGGATGAACTTCAGTTGTACAAGTATCCAG ACATATTACTGCAACATCTGCGAATTACTGCTTATACCTGCGGGTGCTATTGTGTGTGACTCTTGCGGAATCTATGTGGATGCTCGTTGCATAAAATTAGCGGAGAAGAAGTTCAAGTGCAAAGCCACTACGTTGCCCAACGATCAGCCGATGTTGCACCACTGGATTAAGG GAAATCTCCCAGCGCGTGCGATCTGCGAATTTTGTCATACGAAGTGCGGTACGGCGTCGGCATTAATTCACTGGTCCTGCTGTTGGTGTCAATGCTATGCTCATGatgaatgtaaaaataaaaacgataTG CATATATGTCTTTTTGGGAAGTTTCAATCGATGATAATACCCCCATATAGTCTGGATGTTTCTGACAAACCAAAGGCAGGACAGAAACATCTTGAATTACGTTCGATTATTCCACCAGCATGGCCGGACTGGACACCCCTCATCGTCGTCG CAAATAGAAAAGCTGGGAATAATGATGGGGCGGAGATACTTTCCCTGTTTCGACGTCTACTTAATCCCATACAAGTTTTTGATCTCTCGAATCGTGATCCAGTTGCTGCTCTGGAGTGGTGTCAATTGCTGGAGGACAAACCCTGTAATTTTCTAGTGGCCGGGGGCGATGGAACTGTCGCTTGGCTTCTGAATGCTATtcacaaattaaaattgaag GCAACTCCATCGGTTGCAATATTGCCACTGGGCAcggggaacgatttgtctcgtGTTCTGGGTTGGGGAAAGGAGCCCAATCCAAAGTTCGAACTGACAGATATTTTGCAACGCATTCAGACAGCCCATTCGGTCAAACTTGACAG GTGGGCGGTGTCGATGAATTCCGAGAGTCCTGGTCTCGGTTTTCGTGGTGAACAGCAGGGAATGTTTATGTATAATTACTTGAGTGTGGGCGTCGATGCTCAGATAGCATTGAATTTCCATCGAATGAGGGAGAGCAAATTCTACATCTGCAGCCACAGGATATTCAATAAG TTATTGTACCTGGGCTTTGGTACACAACAAGTAATAGGAAGACGATGCAAACACCTCGACAAGCGAATTGAAGTCTATCTAGACGgtgaacaaataaatttaccATCGATTGAGAGTATTGTCATTCTGAACATCCCCTCGTGGGGGGCTGGAGTAAAACTGTGGGAGCTTGGGCTCGAGG GAAATGCAAAATTCAGTGAGCAGAGCATCAACGATGGAATGCTGGAAGTGTGTGCTATTTATTCATCTTTTCACATTGCTCAGTTGCAAATGGGTGTCTCCAAACCGCATCGATTGGGCCAAGCCCATACGGTCAAG ATTAAATTGATCGAGTCTTATGCAGTACAAATTGATGGTGAGCCCTGGCTACAAGGCCCATGTGAATTTACCATAACGCACTGTGATCAGGCCTCTATGTTAACATCTAAcgagaaattataa
- the LOC135169623 gene encoding uncharacterized protein LOC135169623, giving the protein MRVGLNQENRRTRRVQSKIEKKPLLNLSFPAKPIQKTLGNPGRTSGRYSRILFYYHTDRMGTTGPYVHDSRQEFPSRGIQKGCNVDDSNRLKYFIKLSPNSPF; this is encoded by the exons ATGAGGGTGGGTTTGAATCAAGAAAACCG GAGAACGAGACGTGTTCAGTCCAAAATCGAGAAGAAACCTCTTCTCAACTTGTCCTTTCCAGCAAAACCTATTCAGAAAACCCTGGGAAACCCCGGTCGTACGTCCGGTCGATACAGCAGGATTCTGTTTTACTATCACACTGATCGAATGGGGACAACAGGTCCCTACGTTCACGACTCAAGGCAGGAGTTCCCCTCAAGAGGTATCCAAAAAGGGTGCAATGTGGATGATTCAAATCGactcaaatattttataaaattatcacCGAATTCTCCGTTCTGA